The following proteins come from a genomic window of Pichia kudriavzevii chromosome 1, complete sequence:
- a CDS encoding uncharacterized protein (PKUD0A02710; similar to Saccharomyces cerevisiae YDR211W (GCD6); ancestral locus Anc_8.420): MAPKAKANKDTEDEPKMQAIVLADSFQTRFMPLTSVKPRCLLPLANVPLIEYTLEFLAQSDVVEEVYIMCCSHSGQIQEYIDSSKWVNLSSPFKKIQTIASKESRSVGDAMRDLDSRSIINGDFILISGDVVTNLDINQALENHKNYKQNDRDYICTMVLTQAAPMHRSRSIIEPACFVMDKTSNRCLYYQDLPPINGKKASVNIDPEVLEDIEEFEIYNNLIDCHVDICTGAVPTIFQENFDYQTLRSDFVKGVLSSDILKKHIYSYITKDHYSARVESWQTYDGISQDVLERWAYPIVPERNLLPDQTYTYSSQHIYKENNVILSQSSKLSSSVIIGRDSFVGDKTQVSHSVIGRNCKIGSNVIIENSYIWDGSIIEDNCILKHAIVANNSIIKKNVILNPGSVIGFGVIIDENVIIGNNQRIIRSPMKNSNSSTRIASEDEDSNNEETFSSVDLSVRDSSVVGMNGIGFLYENTEYQNEELGHIVYEMAELNFSDASIASSTVTLHHSKKKKRSHSSASGFISEDEGENFDHEAIATVERAMENNHDLDTAMLELNTLRMSMNVTYHEVREASCLAMVKRVNHFIDTDTLGVKGACEKIFNKWGMMFERQVFDDADQVDLLLTLQSICNRIDGDNKSLIFVNIAIVLYNIDILDEDNIIAWYNTKESKEMPEIRSKMSKWVEMLENDSSEEEEEGFSDDE, encoded by the coding sequence ATGGCTCCAAAGGCAAAGGCAAATAAAGATACAGAAGATGAACCAAAAATGCAAGCCATTGTACTTGCAGACTCTTTTCAAACAAGGTTCATGCCATTAACCTCCGTTAAACCAAGATGCCTTTTACCATTAGCAAATGTGCCTCTAATCGAATATACTCTTGAATTCCTTGCACAATCAGATGTTGTTGAGGAAGTCTACATTATGTGTTGTTCACATTCAGGTCAAATCCAGGAATACATCGATTCCTCAAAATGGGTTAACCTCTCTTCTCCATTTAAGAAGATCCAAACAATTGcatcaaaagaatcaagatCTGTTGGTGATGCGATGAGAGACTTAGACTCTAGAAGTATTATAAATGGTGATTTTATACTTATTTCAGGTGACGTTGTTACTAATCTAGATATTAACCAAGCTCTGGAAAATCACAAAAACTACAAACAAAATGACCGTGACTATATTTGTACTATGGTTTTAACACAAGCTGCCCCAATGCACCGTTCTAGATCTATCATTGAACCTGCGTGCTTTGTCATGGATAAAACAAGCAACAGATGCTTATATTACCAAGATTTACCTCCAATCAATGGAAAGAAGGCGTCAGTTAATATTGATCCTGAGGTTTTAGAAGACATcgaagaatttgaaatatatAATAACTTAATTGATTGTCATGTTGATATTTGTACTGGTGCAGTGCCAAcgatttttcaagaaaattttgattATCAAACGTTGAGAAGTGATTTTGTTAAAGGTGTCTTAAGCAGTGATATTTTAAAGAAACACATCTACTCCTATATCACCAAAGACCATTACTCGGCCAGAGTTGAAAGTTGGCAAACCTATGATGGAATTTCCCAAGATGTTCTTGAGAGATGGGCATATCCAATAGTACCGGAAAGAAACTTATTACCAGACCAAACTTACACATATTCTTCCCAACATAtttataaagaaaataatgtTATTTTATCCCAATCTAGTAAATTAAGCTCCAGTGTCATTATTGGTAGAGATTCGTTTGTTGGTGATAAAACCCAAGTATCACATTCGGTTATTGGGAGAAATTGTAAAATTGGCTCTAATGTAATTATTGAGAACTCCTATATTTGGGACGGCTCAATAATTGAAGATAATTGCATACTAAAACATGCCATTGTTGCAAATAATTcaataatcaaaaaaaatgttattCTAAACCCAGGTTCTGTCATTGGATTTGGCGTgattattgatgaaaatgttaTTATTGGAAATAACCAGAGAATCATCAGAAGtccaatgaaaaattccaattcaaGCACTAGAATCGCAAGTGAAGACGAAGATAGCAATAACGAAGAAACATTCAGCTCTGTTGATCTAAGTGTAAGGGATTCAAGTGTTGTTGGTATGAACGGTATAGGTTTCCTCTACGAAAACACTGAATACCAAAATGAAGAGCTAGGTCATATTGTTTATGAAATGGCAGAGTTGAACTTCTCCGATGCATCAATTGCTTCAAGTACAGTGACACTACACCAttcgaaaaagaaaaagagaagtcATTCATCAGCAAGTGGATTTATATCCGAAGACGAGGGTGAAAACTTTGATCATGAAGCCATTGCCACTGTGGAAAGAGCAATGGAGAACAATCATGATCTAGATACTGCAATGTTAGAACTAAACACTTTACGTATGTCAATGAATGTCACATATCATGAGGTCCGTGAAGCTTCTTGCTTAGCTATGGTTAAACGGGTCAACCATTTTATTGACACTGACACTTTGGGAGTTAAAGGTGCATGTGAaaagattttcaataaatggGGCATGATGTTTGAAAGACAAGTTTTTGACGATGCTGATCAGGTAGATTTGTTGCTAACTCTACAATCGATTTGTAATAGAATTGATGGCGATAATAAAAGCTTGATTTTTGTTAATATCGCAATTGTTTTATATAATATCGATATTCTGGATGAGGATAACATCATCGCATGGTACAATACAAAGGAGTCTAAGGAGATGCCCGAAATCAGATCTAAAATGAGCAAATGGGTGGAGATGCTAGAAAATGATTcaagtgaagaagaagaagaaggatttAGCGATGATGAatag
- a CDS encoding uncharacterized protein (PKUD0A02720; similar to Saccharomyces cerevisiae YHR178W (STB5); ancestral locus Anc_5.59): protein MEVSKGRRKSTQYSRKGCTQCKKAHVKCDERQPSCSRCQRKNIQCVYVFNLINENFGNEHFRKTDDMSSDDSKNIPQKMDKINTENGYSVNIDDSIILKNPNNDYSLLDIPNFLPLPLDGDHIYDKVVLGQEKAISNYHMVHNENIPGLGKAIESEQTKRSNDLESTIMPTQNQIYQYMQDFPREVQLDDLITIEMEEVGLPESPINTHSRQYSGCSLPNLNVFNLPWDCGPFVYFIDVIRKHDPLTSDKNLSIHDQKLIDFVWTFTKLSRFFYTFVLFPDEKLMSVLRLCFKLGTKNPIFQSIVTYHCSLHICRIYSQAKDVRMASEWDLKVGKISFRECINYLKTGLENSTKFADLVTLSFAVLIIFSGNASDKSWRTHLNGNHQLILKCFSVRNTVNLDNPLDRAALELFDIVVEQYKHTSRLAVLSSLGFPSKKIELEKDSFRTNFSIAKNGINYMNGYKSNLGVIFEEVCDIVDVFGQAGIHLSGMNFIYLILTRKVDPRTFETLHDKGTSILRKIQDIKKNCNYIRLELEDFRMDLTIKYCELISISGLELYVAYFFIGTRDIRLIKKKIQEIVDLIYSMPYKSSCAIITHWSIYISALICLLIKDKKLYQHIFSVLKVFELNGMDVPSISILNNVKSILKTKNYMELLEPKNDYVIF from the coding sequence ATGGAGGTATCAAAGGGACGCCGGAAGTCAACACAATACTCCAGAAAAGGCTGTACTCAGTGCAAGAAAGCTCATGTTAAGTGTGATGAACGACAACCCAGTTGTTCAAGATgccaaaggaaaaatatccaatgTGTTTATGTCTTCAATCTAATAAATGAGAACTTTGGTAATGAGCATTTCAGAAAAACTGACGATATGTCCTCGGATGACTCGAAGAACATTCCACAAAAGATGGACAAGATCAACACAGAGAATGGCTATTCAGtaaatattgatgattctaTCATCCTAAAAAATCCCAATAATGATTATTCTTTGTTAGATATTCCTAACTTTCTGCCACTACCATTAGATGGAGATCATATCTACGATAAGGTAGTTCTAGGTCAAGAGAAAGCAATCTCAAATTACCATATGGTTcataatgaaaatattccaGGTCTGGGGAAGGCAATAGAATCTGAACAAACCAAAAGAAGCAATGATCTGGAATCCACAATAATGCCCACACAAAACCAAATATATCAGTACATGCAAGACTTCCCTCGAGAAGTCCAgcttgatgatttgataaCTATAGAGATGGAAGAAGTTGGTTTGCCGGAATCCCCAATCAATACCCATTCTCGCCAGTATTCTGGATGTTCACTCCCAAACTTaaatgttttcaatctACCGTGGGATTGTGGGCCTTTCGTTTACTTTATAGATGTGATCAGAAAGCATGATCCATTGACATCAGACAAAAACTTATCTATCCATGACCAAAAACtgattgattttgtctGGACTTTCACAAAACTTTCTCGATTCTTCTACACATTTGTATTATTCCCAGACGAAAAGTTGATGTCAGTATTAAGATTGTGCTTTAAGCTGGGAACAAAAAACCcaatatttcaaagtatCGTCACGTACCATTGCTCTTTGCATATTTGCAGAATCTATTCACAGGCAAAAGATGTGAGAATGGCCTCTGAATGGGATCTGAAGGTCggaaaaatatcatttaGGGAATGTATCAATTACTTGAAAACAGGACTAGAAAACTCGACAAAATTTGCAGATCTAGTTACTTTGAGCTTTGCTGttttaattattttttctggaAATGCATCTGATAAAAGTTGGAGGACACACTTAAATGGGAATCACCAATTGATACTCAAGTGTTTTTCAGTAAGGAATACCGTAAACTTGGACAACCCTCTCGATAGGGCTGCGTTGGAACTTTTCGATATTGTTGTCGAGCAGTATAAGCATACATCACGCTTAGCCGTTTTGAGCTCATTGGGATTTCCttctaaaaaaatagagCTTGAAAAAGACTCCTTCAGGACTAATTTTTCCATTGCCAAGAACGGTATCAATTACATGAATGGATATAAGTCCAACTTGGGCGTGATATTCGAAGAAGTCTGTGATATTGTAGATGTTTTTGGACAAGCCGGGATTCATTTATCAGGAATGAATTTCATTTACCTTATTTTAACTCGTAAAGTAGATCCGAGAACTTTTGAAACTCTTCATGATAAAGGAACTAGCATCCTAAGAAAGATCCAGGACATAAAGAAAAACTGCAACTATATCAGACTTGAGCTAGAAGACTTTAGGATGGACCTAACAATAAAATACTGTGAACTAATATCAATAAGTGGTTTGGAGTTGTATGTTGCATACTTTTTCATTGGCACTAGAGATATCCGCCtgataaaaaagaaaatacaagAGATAGTTGATTTGATATATTCCATGCCTTACAAATCATCGTGTGCAATTATAACGCATTGGTCAATTTATATATCTGCGCTAATTTGTCTTTTAATTAAAGACAAAAAACTTTATCAACACatattttcagttttaaAGGTTTTTGAGTTGAATGGAATGGATGTGCCAtcaatttccattttgaataatgtCAAATCAATCCTTAAAACTAAAAACTATATGGAGCTCCTTGAACCAAAGAACGACTACGTAATCTTTTGA
- a CDS encoding uncharacterized protein (PKUD0A02680; similar to Saccharomyces cerevisiae YDR084C (TVP23); ancestral locus Anc_8.216), translated as MSEPAAVPQDSIARTMYQRLLESSHPIALLSFLTFRLLPIFIYLFGMLFTSNYILYFITIILLVSADFWNVKNIAGRLLVGLRWWNETNELGQTIWVFETADPNRYINPIDSKVFWLMMYITPIAWVLFAIMSVLKLHLISLILIIIAISLSITNTMAYNKCDKFGKANNIANDVMSSFSIPFLSKLNPFGRLFGSN; from the coding sequence ATGTCGGAACCTGCCGCTGTCCCTCAAGATTCAATCGCTCGGACGATGTATCAAAGACTACTTGAATCGTCCCATCCAATTGCACTCTTATCGTTCCTTACTTTTCGATTATTACCTATTTTCATATACCTTTTCGGTATGTTGTTCACTTCAAACTACATCTTATACTTCATCACCATAATCTTGTTAGTATCTGCAGATTTCTGGAATGTGAAAAACATAGCCGGCAGGCTATTAGTTGGCTTGCGTTGGTGGAACGAAACTAATGAGCTGGGACAAACTATTTGGGTTTTCGAAACTGCAGACCCGAATAGATATATTAATCCGATCGACAGCAAAGTTTTTTGGTTAATGATGTACATCACGCCAATAGCATGGGTCTTGTTTGCAATTATGTCAGTTTTGAAACTTCATTTAATTTCACTTATTTTAATAATCATTGCAATTTCGTTGTCAATTACAAACACAATGGCCTATAACAAATGTGACAAATTCGGTAAGGCAAATAATATAGCTAACGATGTGATGTCATCGTTTtcaattccatttttgaGTAAACTAAACCCATTCGGTAGGCTTTTTGGATCAAACTaa
- a CDS encoding uncharacterized protein (PKUD0A02690; Pfam Domains: MFS_1(1.4e-40)) gives MAEKNNNGLSYADRKSILFSMNHPESTSPQSDSQLSTEVEPYVGSDVDIENGVTRKHLNRDSMKIDTDSKLSRELSRILTGTIETKERDANLMLPSLGMDKKFPPDLPPIEDYTVSFDGPDDLMHPHNWPFAKKLIQSVLIGANTLAITFGSAIFAQAITPLSEIYHVHYVVTTLSVTLYVLGFATGPVVWAPLSEIYGRRPVVVVSSLLFCIFNFAVAVSDRLESILICRFFAGCLGAAPLVVAPAAFADMFDNESRGTAVVIFCMCVFVAPLLAPFIGGFIVANHSLGWRWTEFLTGILAAASFASILLFNVETHHPILLVEKARHIRQTTSNWGIHAPHDEFQLSIEDIVENNLTRPIRMLFTEPILLFVTIYNAFIYGMLYLFLSAYPIVFGKGYGMPLGVAELPYFGLIIGELLGGVFCIYSEGDYINKMKAADGRVIPENRLPPMLVGGVVFPIGLLWFCWTGNYHEHVHWIVPTVSGLFTGFGLITIFNTSMNYIIDAYLLFSASAMAANTFLRSLFGAVFPLFATFMFTNMGTNWAGLLLGLFAVLLILCPIAFIKWGENLRQKSKYTFDLAQ, from the coding sequence ATGGCtgagaaaaacaacaacgGATTGAGCTACGCAGATAGAAAAAGTATTTTATTCTCAATGAATCATCCGGAAAGCACATCCCCTCAAAGTGATTCCCAATTATCAACAGAGGTTGAACCTTACGTAGGCAGTGATGTGGATATTGAGAATGGCGTTACCAGGAAACACCTCAACAGAGActcaatgaaaatagatACCGATTCCAAATTATCTAGGGAGTTATCAAGGATACTTACGGGaacaattgaaacaaaagagCGTGATGCAAATTTAATGCTACCAAGCTTGGGTATGGACAAAAAGTTTCCTCCTGATTTGCCACCAATCGAAGATTACACAGTCTCATTTGATGGGCCTGATGATCTAATGCACCCACATAATTGGCcttttgcaaaaaaatTAATTCAAAGCGTGCTAATTGGTGCCAATACATTGGCAATTACTTTTGGAAGTGCCATTTTTGCACAAGCAATAACACCGCTATCTGAAATCTATCACGTTCACTATGTTGTGACAACATTGTCTGTGACATTATATGTCCTAGGATTTGCTACAGGGCCGGTGGTTTGGGCACCTCTAAGTGAAATATATGGTAGACGACcagttgttgttgtatcGTCCCTAttattttgtatttttaattttgcAGTTGCTGTTTCGGACAGACTAGAGTCCATTTTAATATGCAGGTTCTTTGCCGGTTGCTTAGGAGCTGCCCCCTTAGTTGTTGCACCCGCCGCTTTTGCAGATATGTTTGACAATGAAAGTAGAGGTACCGCAGTTGTGATTTTTTGTATGTGTGTTTTTGTTGCACCGTTGTTGGCACCTTTTATAGGAGGATTCATTGTTGCAAATCATAGTTTAGGATGGAGATGGACCGAATTTCTCACAGGTATATTAGCGGCGGCATCTTTTGCTTCGATCTTATTATTTAATGTCGAAACACACCATCCAATCCTACTGGTCGAGAAGGCAAGACATATTCGGCAAACCACGAGTAACTGGGGGATTCATGCTCCACATGACGAATTCCAACTTTCCATTGaagacattgttgaaaataattTGACAAGACCTATCCGGATGTTGTTTACTGAGCCGATCTTGCTCTTTGTTACTATATATAATGCATTCATTTATGGAATGTTGTACCTCTTTTTGAGTGCGTATCCAATTGTTTTCGGTAAAGGTTACGGGATGCCCCTGGGGGTAGCTGAATTGCCATATTTTGGATTGATCATTGGTGAGTTACTAGGGGGGGTTTTCTGCATCTACAGCGAAGGGGATTACATCAACAAAATGAAGGCAGCCGACGGTCGTGTCATCCCGGAGAATAGGTTACCGCCTATGTTGGTTGGTGGAGTTGTTTTCCCCATTGGCTTGTTGTGGTTCTGTTGGACGGGGAACTACCACGAACACGTGCATTGGATCGTGCCTACAGTCTCTGGACTCTTCACTGGATTTGGCCTAATCACAATCTTCAACACTTCCATGAACTACATAATAGACGCCTATTTGCTCTTTTCAGCTAGCGCAATGGCAGCAAATACGTTCCTAAGGTCACTATTTGGGGCCGTGTTCCCTCTATTTGCGACTTTTATGTTCACCAACATGGGCACCAACTGGGCAGGGTTACTTCTCGGGCTCTTTGCGGTGCTCTTGATCCTATGCCCCATTGCCTTTATAAAATGGGGGGAAAATTTGAGGCAAAAGTCCAAATATACCTTTGATCTCGCCCAATAG
- a CDS encoding uncharacterized protein (PKUD0A02700; similar to Saccharomyces cerevisiae YLL028W (TPO1); ancestral locus Anc_4.30) has product MSSSSMTNTGSTLSADKASAVSSHDSGSELSNSSSQLPEVVRPYTGDSFSQNNQDLENGLQEPTDDEKLMRVDTHADLSRELSRKLTGADTIKNDESTPIPKMGLDKDYPPMLPDSSAYTVSFNGPDDPLHPHNWPLKKKLIQCTLIGANTFAIAFGSAIFAQAVLPLSKIYHVHTVVTTLSVTLYVLGFATGPVIWAPLSEIYGRRPVLVMSSFAFCCFNFAVATSDRLESILICRFFAGCLGAAPLVVVPASFADMFGNQTRGTAIVVFSMCVFCGPLLAPFIGGFIVANHRLGWRWTEFITGILAAASFVLIILFEVETHHPIILVEKAREIKRRTGNWGIHAPHDEFELSIKEIVENNLTRPIRMLFTEPILLLITIYNAFIYGMLYLFLTAYPLVFAGGYGMAPGVAELPYFGLVIGQFLGGLFCIYCERDYNKKMAAAGGKIIPENRLPPMIAGGVAFPIGLLWFCWTGNYHEHVHWIVPTISGLFTGFGLIAIFNPSMNYIIDAYLLFAASAMAGNSFLRSTFGGVFPLFASFMFKNMGTNWAGLLLGLFAVVLIACPVGFLKYGKKLRQKSKFAFDLS; this is encoded by the coding sequence ATGTCCTCTAGCTCAATGACTAATACAGGATCCACATTGTCTGCCGATAAGGCTAGTGCCGTCTCGTCCCATGATTCGGGGAGTGAATTGAGTAACTCGTCTTCCCAGCTCCCTGAAGTTGTTAGACCATATACCGGTGATTCATTCTCTCAAAATAATCAGGATCTTGAAAATGGATTACAGGAACCTACTGACGATGAAAAACTGATGAGAGTCGACACCCATGCCGACCTCTCCAGGGAACTGTCTAGAAAGTTGACAGGTGCCGacacaatcaaaaatgaCGAATCCACACCAATTCCAAAGATGGGGCTGGATAAGGATTACCCTCCAATGTTACCCGACTCTTCCGCATATACGGTCTCCTTCAACGGACCAGATGATCCTTTACATCCTCATAATTGGCcattaaagaagaagttgattcaATGTACCTTGATTGGAGCCAATACTTTTGCAATTGCATTTGGTTCTGCAATTTTTGCTCAGGCGGTTTTGCCTTTGTCTAAGATTTATCATGTTCACACAGTTGTCACAACCTTGTCTGTTACCTTATACGTGTTGGGATTTGCTACAGGTCCCGTCATTTGGGCACCATTGTCTGAAATTTATGGTCGGAGACCAGTTTTGGTGATGTCCTCATTTGCgttttgttgttttaaTTTTGCCGTTGCAACCTCTGATAGATTGGAGTCCATTCTAATTTGCAGGTTCTTTGCAGGTTGTTTAGGTGCCGCTCCCTTAGTTGTTGTCCCGGCATCCTTTGCAGATATGTTTGGTAATCAAACCAGAGGTACGgcaattgttgttttttcaatgtgtGTCTTTTGTGGACCATTATTGGCACCTTTTATTGGAGGTTTTATTGTCGCCAATCACCGTTTAGGTTGGAGGTGGACGGAATTTATTACTGGTATCCTTGCTGCTGCTTCGTTTGTGTTGATTATCCtgtttgaagttgaaacaCACCATCCAATCATCTTAGTGGAAAAGGcaagagaaatcaaaagacGTACAGGCAATTGGGGGATCCATGCACCTCATGATGAGTTCGAATTGtcaatcaaagaaatcgTTGAGAATAATTTAACAAGACCAATCAGAATGTTGTTTACAGAACcaattttattgttgatcACCATTTATAATGCATTTATTTATGGTATGTTATACCTCTTCTTGACAGCATATCCATTAGTTTTTGCTGGTGGTTATGGTATGGCACCAGGTGTTGCTGAATTGCCTTATTTTGGTTTAGTCATTGGGCAGTTCTTAGGAGGTCTGTTTTGTATCTATTGCGAAAGAGAttataacaaaaaaatggcCGCCGCAGGTGGTAAAATCATACCTGAAAACAGATTACCTCCAATGATTGCAGGTGGTGTGGCATTCCCAATCGGTCTATTATGGTTTTGTTGGACTGGTAATTACCACGAACATGTCCATTGGATCGTACCAACTATTTCTGGTCTTTTCACCGGCTTTGGTTTGATTGCAATCTTTAACCCTTCCATGAACTATATCATTGATGCCTACTTGTTGTTTGCTGCTTCCGCCATGGCGGGTAACTCCTTCCTCAGATCCACATTTGGTGGTGTCTTTCCACTGTTTGCCTCCTTCATGTTCAAAAACATGGGCACCAATTGGGCAGGTTTATTGCTTGGCCTCTTTGCGGTTGTTTTGATTGCATGTCCCGTCGGATTCTTGAAATACGGTAAGAAATTAAGACAGAAATCTAAATTTGCATTCGATTTATCATAA
- a CDS encoding uncharacterized protein (PKUD0A02670; similar to Saccharomyces cerevisiae YDR080W (VPS41); ancestral locus Anc_8.212): MSNEEPPYFRYKRVTSLPERFFTTDPISASFLSEEYAIFGTHSGMLLITTSTTFKTLKIFKGHTASVLDIDFDGQTFAAASMDGTILIGDINQLDNITKYDFKRPLHAVSLQKPYSKTKSFYSGGKAGDLVYTTRNWLNQRTDEVLFRGNCITMIKYGNDRLIWCDSAGIYLKNLSSGQLLKLKAPVEMEKSELYWPKLDWSDDKALTIGWFNSMWKIDVAEMKVTWSDTSTDYLIASIATYSDGILILNYTSKTDGEYYPPDLILIDQNGDEIVNDELPIREYENLNVNDYGLLRTQKSWLLICPNDAVSIEPLWIGDRINWYVQREEFKKAWELGESMNPYQRLDIGLKEWKKNKDVEFFKKLLNGLNNLEYSNHLVNELNVIYSKYVSAEMLPSKPYSGEKQIDPKYYDQVLNELLYKQEYDQFVHYLHQWDHTLFSVGDICSHMGDILESEDVPVLRDAYISLSLELEEPENCVKHYIALKDPQLLEFLDSHHLLDRHFQELPLIIYFGVPPKKLEENVEILINNVHEILPQRIIKLFKDNQMDHVNYIYLNKLRKVDPLKVKDFEDEIVSLFAKFNKEELFDFLQVHSKYSIENAIRICENNQCYKELVYLLSKVGENKKALILIIDKMNDPGRAIEFVQSVNEKNLWDFLLDYSMNKPEFVKELLMNVGKLVDPIPVVSRIPVNVKIDGLKGALIDITRNVTLDKKIYDLVMDIISDEYMSISEALRKLKMMGYIVDKEELELVRSDMNHTYIKLREENTEKFGKEEDILGAKWDGDLNNKMGHKSFLQYKIM; the protein is encoded by the coding sequence ATGTCCAATGAAGAGCCTCCATATTTTAGATACAAGCGTGTTACATCTCTCCCTGAGAGATTCTTTACAACGGATCCCATCTCTGCTAGTTTTCTTTCAGAAGAGTATGCAATTTTTGGTACACATTCAGGTATGCTGTTAATAACTACATCAACAACGTTCAAAACACTAAAAATATTCAAGGGCCATACGGCAAGTGTGCTTGACATAGATTTTGATGGACAAACATTTGCAGCTGCGTCGATGGATGGTACTATTCTCATTGGCGACATCAACCAATTAGACAATATTACAAAGTATGATTTTAAGCGTCCCTTGCATGCAGTCTCTTTACAAAAACCATATTCCAAAACTAAATCATTTTATAGCGGTGGTAAGGCAGGTGATTTAGTATATACTACCCGCAACTGGCTGAACCAGCGTACAGATGAAGTTCTCTTTAGGGGAAACTGTATAACCATGATCAAGTACGGCAACGATAGGTTAATTTGGTGTGATTCTGCCGGTATTTATCTGAAGAATTTGAGTAGTGGGCAGTTGTTAAAACTGAAGGCACCTgtggaaatggaaaagtCTGAGCTATACTGGCCTAAACTTGATTGGTCGGATGACAAAGCTTTGACTATAGGCTGGTTTAACAGTATGTGGAAAATTGACGTTGCTGAGATGAAAGTGACATGGAGTGACACATCAACAGATTATCTAATTGCTTCAATCGCAACATATAGCGATGGTATACTTATCTTAAACTACACATCTAAAACAGATGGGGAATATTATCCTCCTGATCTAATTCTTATTGACcaaaatggtgatgaaattgtaaaTGACGAATTACCAATTAGAGAatatgaaaatttgaaCGTTAATGATTATGGACTTCTACGAACACAAAAGAGTTGGTTATTGATTTGCCCCAATGATGCTGTATCGATCGAACCCTTGTGGATTGGTGACCGAATAAACTGGTATGTGCAACGtgaagaattcaagaaaGCTTGGGAATTAGGTGAATCAATGAACCCTTATCAAAGGCTAGATATAGGGTTGAAGGAGtggaaaaagaataaagaCGTAGAGTTCTTTAAAAAGCTGTTGAATGGATTAAATAATTTAGAATACTCGAATCATTTAGTGAATGAACTTAATGTGATTTATTCTAAATATGTCAGTGCAGAAATGCTACCAAGTAAACCATATAGTGGtgaaaaacaaatagaTCCAAAGTACTATGATCAAGTACTCAATGAATTACTTTACAAGCAAGAGTATGATCAATTTGTTCATTATTTACATCAATGGGATCACACTTTATTTAGTGTAGGTGATATATGCTCACACATGGGCGATATATTAGAGTCTGAAGATGTTCCGGTTTTAAGGGATGCATATATCTCATTATCTCTTGAGTTGGAAGAGCCAGAAAATTGTGTCAAACACTACATAGCTTTGAAAGACCCTCAATTACTGGAATTTTTGGATAGTCATCATTTACTAGATAGACATTTCCAAGAATTGCCGCTAATAATATATTTTGGCGTTCCACCAAAAAAACTTGAGGAAAACGTGGAAATTTTGATAAACAATGTTCATGAAATATTACCTCAGAGGATTATTAAACTATTTAAAGATAATCAAATGGATCATGTgaattatatatatttaaatAAACTAAGAAAGGTTGATCCTCTAAAAGttaaagattttgaagatgaaatcgTATCATTATTTGCTAAGTTTAACAAGGAAGAGctatttgattttttacAAGTACATTCAAAgtattcaattgaaaatgcgATTAGGATATGTGAAAATAACCAGTGTTATAAAGAACTAGTTTATCTATTAAGCAAGGTGGGTGAGAACAAGAAGGCTTTGATATTaatcattgataaaatgaATGATCCGGGAAGAGCAATTGAATTTGTACAATCAGTCAACGAGAAAAATTTGTGGGATTTTTTACTTGACTATTCCATGAACAAGCCGGAATTCGTGAAGGAGTTGTTAATGAATGTTGGCAAACTTGTTGATCCTATACCCGTAGTTTCGAGAATACCCGTCAACGTCAAAATAGATGGTTTAAAAGGGGCATTGATTGACATTACCAGGAACGTCACGTTAGATAAAAAGATTTATGATCTAGTAATGGATATTATATCTGACGAATATATGTCGATCAGTGAAGCCCTAAggaaactgaaaatgatggGATACATTGTTGATAAGGAAGAACTTGAATTAGTTCGCTCAGATATGAATCATACATATATTAAATTGAGGGAGGAGAATACTGAAAAGTTTGGAAAGGAGGAAGATATACTGGGTGCTAAATGGGATGGCGATTTAAATAACAAAATGGGACATAAATCTTTCTTACAATATAAAATTATGTAA